Proteins encoded within one genomic window of Variovorax sp. OAS795:
- a CDS encoding ATP-binding cassette domain-containing protein, whose amino-acid sequence MPSSPSSTPLFQARHLQKRYGASTVVDDLSFEIAPGECLGVIGPNGAGKTTTIRMCLGLTTPDGGEISALGLQMPRDALAIKAQLGVVSQFDTLDPDFSCAENLVVYGRYFGFSKAQVRLRVPQLLEFAALSHKADAKPGELSGGMRRRLSLARALVNDPRLLLLDEPTTGLDPQARHLMWERLQVLLQQGKSILLTTHFMDEAERLCSRLLVLDHGRKIAEGRPRDLIAEHLEPDVVEVYGNGALSLAESPELKALAARVEVSGETVFFYTQDARRLLDALAQHGRLRTFHRPANLEDLFLKLTGRQIREEG is encoded by the coding sequence GTGCCATCCTCCCCCTCTTCCACTCCGCTCTTCCAAGCCCGCCATCTCCAAAAGCGCTACGGCGCCAGCACGGTGGTCGACGACCTGTCGTTCGAGATCGCGCCCGGCGAATGCCTGGGGGTGATCGGCCCGAATGGCGCGGGCAAGACCACCACGATCCGCATGTGCCTGGGCCTGACCACGCCCGATGGCGGCGAGATCTCGGCCCTGGGCCTGCAGATGCCGCGCGATGCGCTGGCCATCAAGGCGCAGCTCGGCGTGGTCTCGCAGTTCGACACGCTGGACCCCGATTTCAGCTGCGCCGAGAACCTGGTGGTGTACGGCCGCTACTTCGGCTTCAGCAAGGCGCAGGTGCGATTGCGCGTGCCGCAACTGCTGGAGTTCGCCGCGCTGTCGCACAAGGCCGATGCGAAGCCCGGCGAGCTGTCGGGCGGCATGCGGCGGCGCCTGTCGCTGGCGCGCGCGCTGGTGAACGACCCCCGGCTGCTGCTGCTCGACGAGCCCACCACCGGGCTCGACCCGCAGGCGCGGCACCTGATGTGGGAGCGCCTGCAGGTGCTGCTGCAGCAGGGCAAGTCGATCCTCCTGACCACGCACTTCATGGACGAGGCCGAGCGCCTGTGCTCGCGCCTGCTGGTGCTCGACCACGGCCGCAAGATCGCCGAGGGACGGCCGCGCGACTTGATCGCCGAGCACCTGGAACCCGACGTGGTCGAGGTGTATGGCAACGGCGCGCTCTCGCTGGCCGAGTCGCCCGAGCTCAAGGCGCTGGCGGCGCGCGTGGAAGTGAGCGGCGAGACGGTGTTCTTCTACACGCAGGATGCGCGCCGCCTGCTCGATGCGCTGGCGCAGCACGGCCGGCTGCGTACCTTCCACAGGCCGGCCAACCTGGAAGACCTTTTTCTCAAGCTCACGGGCCGCCAGATCCGCGAGGAGGGCTGA
- a CDS encoding ABC transporter permease — MDTTTSTSPGTTPPSPSVWRAPELSLRWWPVFLRNLLVWKKLAIPSLIGNIAEPLIWLVAFGYGMGALVGEVSVNGTRVPYILFLASGSICMSAMNAASFEALYSAFSRMHVQKTWDGIMNAPVGLDDIVLAEMLWAAFKSIFTVTAILFVMLGLGISHSPKLVVAWMVLIGAGITFSSIALIFNALAKGYDFFTYYFTLFMTPMMFLSGVFFPLEQLPSAVRAVAAWLPLTTAVALVRPLFMDQWPKDWWLHAGVLAVYAIVSFWIALALTRKRFRG; from the coding sequence ATGGACACGACCACATCGACTTCACCCGGCACCACGCCGCCATCGCCATCGGTATGGCGCGCACCCGAACTGTCGCTGCGCTGGTGGCCGGTTTTCCTGCGCAACCTGCTGGTGTGGAAAAAGCTCGCGATCCCAAGCCTCATCGGCAACATCGCCGAGCCGCTGATCTGGCTCGTGGCCTTCGGCTACGGCATGGGCGCGCTCGTCGGCGAAGTCTCGGTCAACGGCACGCGGGTGCCCTACATCCTGTTCCTGGCGAGCGGTTCGATCTGCATGAGCGCGATGAACGCCGCGAGCTTCGAGGCGCTGTACTCGGCCTTCTCGCGCATGCACGTGCAGAAGACCTGGGACGGCATCATGAATGCGCCCGTGGGCCTGGACGACATCGTGCTGGCGGAGATGCTGTGGGCGGCGTTCAAGTCGATCTTCACCGTGACCGCGATCCTGTTCGTGATGCTCGGGCTGGGCATCAGCCACAGCCCGAAGCTCGTGGTCGCGTGGATGGTGCTGATCGGCGCCGGCATCACCTTCTCGTCCATCGCGCTGATCTTCAATGCGCTGGCGAAGGGGTATGACTTCTTCACCTACTACTTCACGCTGTTCATGACGCCGATGATGTTCCTGAGCGGCGTGTTCTTTCCGCTGGAGCAGTTGCCCTCGGCCGTCCGGGCCGTGGCGGCCTGGCTGCCGTTGACCACCGCGGTGGCGCTGGTGAGGCCGCTGTTCATGGACCAGTGGCCGAAGGACTGGTGGCTGCACGCGGGTGTGTTGGCGGTCTATGCGATCGTGTCGTTCTGGATTGCGCTGGCCCTGACTCGGAAGAGGTTTCGGGGGTAG
- a CDS encoding MarR family transcriptional regulator: MPTQHASDEMLKLDNQLCFAVYSASLAMTRLYKPVLEKLQLTYPQYLVMLALWEQDGPTVSALGERLSLDSGTLTPLLKRLEASGYVARVRDTADERRVHITLTAAGRKLKTRAANVPECLMAAAQCSVPELVSLTHQIQALRDRIKKAA; this comes from the coding sequence ATGCCAACCCAACACGCCTCGGACGAAATGCTCAAGCTGGACAACCAGCTCTGCTTCGCCGTCTATTCCGCCTCGTTGGCCATGACCCGCCTCTACAAGCCCGTCCTGGAAAAGCTGCAGCTCACCTACCCCCAATACCTCGTCATGCTCGCCCTCTGGGAGCAAGACGGCCCCACCGTCTCCGCACTCGGCGAACGCCTGTCGCTCGACTCCGGCACGCTCACGCCGCTGCTCAAGCGGCTCGAGGCCAGCGGCTACGTGGCCCGGGTGCGCGACACGGCCGACGAGCGGCGCGTGCACATCACCCTCACAGCTGCCGGCCGCAAGCTCAAGACCCGCGCCGCCAACGTGCCCGAATGCCTGATGGCCGCGGCCCAGTGCTCGGTGCCCGAGCTGGTTTCGCTCACCCATCAGATCCAGGCCCTTCGCGACCGCATCAAGAAGGCGGCCTGA
- a CDS encoding organic hydroperoxide resistance protein, with protein MTTKLDKVLYTAEAHTVGGRDGAGKSSDGAIDVKLSSPGSGKPGTNPEQLFAVGYAACFIGAMKAVGPKIGVKVPEDVAIDSKVSLGPTNGGAAYGISVQLAITLPGLDADQKQKLVDTAHQVCPYSNATRGNIDVELTIA; from the coding sequence ATGACCACCAAGCTCGACAAGGTTCTCTACACCGCTGAAGCCCACACCGTCGGCGGCCGCGACGGCGCTGGCAAGTCCAGTGACGGCGCCATCGACGTGAAGCTGAGCTCGCCCGGTTCGGGCAAGCCCGGCACCAACCCCGAGCAGCTGTTCGCGGTGGGCTATGCCGCCTGCTTCATCGGCGCCATGAAGGCCGTCGGCCCGAAGATCGGCGTCAAGGTGCCCGAAGACGTGGCGATCGACTCGAAGGTGTCCCTCGGCCCGACGAACGGCGGCGCTGCCTATGGCATTTCCGTCCAGCTCGCGATCACGCTGCCCGGCCTGGATGCCGACCAGAAGCAGAAGCTGGTCGACACCGCCCACCAGGTGTGCCCATACTCGAACGCGACGCGCGGCAACATCGACGTCGAACTGACGATCGCCTGA
- a CDS encoding DUF2855 family protein yields the protein MSTTSFLVRKDALSTTRLDTAADEPLADGQVRVRIESFALTSNNITYAAFGDAMSYWQFFPTGEEGWGSIPVWGFASVVQSLHPGVAVGERLYGYWPMASSAVLSPDRLSPARFTDAAAHRAALPAVYNQYVRCSADPLYTPDTEDLQALLRPLFITSWLIDDFMADNDFFGAGTLLLSSASSKTAYGTAFQLHRRQGIQVIGLTSPGNVAFCESLGCYDRVLTYDALDALAADTSCVYVDFAGNGELRHAIHARFPNLKYSCSIGGTHVEQLASKGAGKALPGPRPTLFFAPAQIKKRTAEWGGEEFGRRMVAAWHDFLAAVTGPKDAWLRAEHHHGAEAVQAAYAQVLAGKGDPRSGHVLSLYKHPGAL from the coding sequence ATGAGCACCACCAGCTTCCTGGTCCGCAAGGACGCGCTTTCAACCACGCGCCTGGACACCGCCGCCGACGAGCCTCTGGCCGACGGCCAGGTGCGCGTGCGCATCGAAAGCTTTGCGCTCACCTCCAACAACATCACCTACGCGGCCTTCGGCGATGCCATGAGCTACTGGCAGTTCTTCCCGACCGGTGAAGAGGGCTGGGGCAGCATCCCGGTGTGGGGCTTCGCGAGCGTGGTGCAGTCGCTGCACCCTGGCGTGGCAGTGGGCGAGCGGCTCTATGGCTACTGGCCGATGGCATCGAGCGCGGTGCTGAGCCCCGACCGCCTGTCGCCCGCGCGCTTCACCGACGCCGCTGCGCACCGCGCGGCGCTGCCCGCGGTCTACAACCAGTACGTCCGCTGCAGCGCCGACCCGCTGTACACCCCGGACACCGAGGACCTGCAGGCGCTGCTGCGGCCGCTGTTCATCACCTCGTGGCTGATCGACGATTTCATGGCCGACAACGATTTCTTCGGCGCGGGCACCCTGCTGCTGTCGAGCGCCTCGAGCAAGACGGCCTATGGCACGGCTTTCCAGCTGCATCGGCGGCAGGGCATCCAGGTGATCGGCCTGACTTCGCCCGGCAACGTGGCCTTCTGCGAAAGCCTCGGCTGCTACGACCGCGTGCTGACCTACGACGCGCTCGACGCCCTCGCGGCCGACACCTCCTGCGTGTACGTCGATTTCGCCGGCAACGGCGAGCTCCGCCATGCCATTCATGCGCGCTTTCCGAACCTCAAGTACAGCTGCTCGATCGGCGGCACGCACGTCGAGCAGCTCGCGTCCAAGGGCGCGGGCAAGGCGCTGCCGGGCCCGCGCCCCACGCTGTTCTTTGCGCCGGCGCAGATCAAGAAGCGAACCGCCGAATGGGGCGGCGAAGAATTCGGCCGCCGCATGGTGGCCGCGTGGCACGACTTCCTTGCGGCCGTGACGGGCCCGAAGGATGCCTGGCTGCGGGCCGAACACCACCATGGCGCCGAGGCGGTGCAGGCCGCCTACGCGCAGGTGCTGGCCGGCAAGGGCGACCCGCGCAGCGGGCATGTCCTGTCGCTTTACAAACATCCCGGCGCCCTGTGA
- a CDS encoding serine/threonine protein kinase, whose protein sequence is MTLSPATPANTHPYESLTPDVVLDALATLGVHGDGRLTGLNSYENRVYQVFLEDRSAVVVKFYRPGRWSEAEILEEHAFSLELAAAEVPAVAPLAFDGTTLHHHGGFAFSVSPYRGGRAPELDDFEVLEWVGRFLARIHAVGSATPFQARPALDLQTFGVASRDWLLGHNKVPLDVQRDWEKACNEALDMIAATALAVGAPASSGFQPRKLRLHGDVHPGNILWTPTDRPGGGPHFVDLDDARTGFAVQDLWMLLSGERAQRTAQLSGLLDGYEQFREFDRRELALIEPLRTLRLIHYSAWLARRWEDPIFPINFPWFGSSDYWKGQILVLQEQCEQMAEEPLYA, encoded by the coding sequence ATGACCCTTTCCCCCGCGACGCCCGCCAACACACATCCCTACGAGAGCCTCACGCCCGACGTGGTGCTCGACGCGCTCGCGACGCTCGGCGTGCACGGCGACGGCCGCCTCACCGGGCTCAACTCCTATGAAAACCGGGTCTACCAGGTGTTCCTGGAGGACCGCAGTGCCGTCGTGGTCAAGTTCTACCGGCCGGGGCGCTGGAGCGAGGCCGAGATCCTCGAGGAGCACGCCTTCTCGCTCGAACTCGCGGCCGCGGAAGTGCCGGCCGTCGCGCCGCTCGCCTTCGACGGCACCACCCTGCACCACCACGGCGGCTTCGCCTTCAGCGTGAGCCCGTACCGCGGAGGGCGCGCGCCGGAGCTCGACGATTTCGAAGTACTCGAATGGGTCGGGCGGTTCCTCGCGCGCATCCATGCCGTGGGCAGCGCCACGCCTTTCCAGGCCCGGCCGGCGCTCGACCTGCAGACCTTCGGCGTCGCCTCCCGCGACTGGCTGCTCGGCCACAACAAGGTGCCGCTCGACGTACAGCGCGACTGGGAAAAGGCGTGCAATGAAGCGCTCGACATGATTGCCGCCACGGCGCTGGCGGTGGGCGCCCCGGCGTCGTCGGGCTTCCAGCCGCGCAAGCTGCGGCTGCACGGCGACGTGCACCCCGGCAACATCCTGTGGACGCCGACGGACCGGCCGGGCGGCGGCCCCCATTTCGTCGACCTGGACGATGCGCGCACCGGCTTCGCGGTGCAAGACCTGTGGATGCTGCTCTCGGGCGAGCGCGCGCAGCGCACCGCGCAACTCTCGGGGCTGCTCGACGGCTACGAGCAGTTCCGCGAGTTCGACCGCCGCGAACTCGCACTGATCGAACCGCTGCGCACGCTGCGGCTCATCCACTACAGCGCCTGGCTGGCGCGGCGCTGGGAAGACCCGATCTTTCCGATCAACTTTCCGTGGTTCGGCTCCAGCGACTACTGGAAGGGCCAGATCCTCGTGCTGCAGGAGCAGTGCGAGCAGATGGCGGAAGAGCCGCTGTACGCCTGA